Below is a window of Desulfurococcus amylolyticus Z-533 DNA.
AGAGTAATTAACACAGGTGAGGACTTCGTAGAGGTGGTAGTGTTAAACGATGGGGTTGTGAAACCCAGGAAGAAGGTTGTTATAGAGGGGAAGGAGTACCCGGTGGCGTTTCCCAGTGAGGTGGATAGAAGAGTATTTAAGTTCGCTAGCGATGTAAAAGCGACCTTCGTCGCTCTAAGCTATGTTAGGAGCCTGAAGGATGTGGAATTGGCGAAGGATGTATTATCCAGGCATGGATGGATGCCCGGCTTCATAGCAAAGATAGAGACGAGGAGCGGATTCATAAATATGGGTGAGATAATCGAGGTGGTTGATGGAGTGATAGTTGCAAGAGGAGATCTAGGGCTTCACTTCCCTCTCGAGAAACTACCATTGATACAGAAGGAGATAGTAAGGGAGGCAATTAAACATGGTAAGACCGTGATTATTGCAACAGAGATATTGGAGTCCATGGTGAATAATCCAAGGCCTAGTAGGAGTGATGTAGTAGACCTATATAATTCCGTGGAAGATCTCGTCGACGCAGTGTTATTCACTAATGAGACAGCTATTGGGAAATACCCTGTTGAAGTAGTTAGATGGACTAGGAGAATTATTGAGGCAGCCGAGTCCGAGCTTTCCAGGGCACTAATATCCGAGTATAGAGGCGCAATCAAAGCTATGAATCTCCTGGATAAATACGTGCAGGGACTCGTACTACTAGCTGAGAGCCTCGGAGGCACTATAGTAGGTTATAGTAAGACTGGTAGAATGCCTACACTAGTCTCAAAATATAGGCCGCAGATCAAAGTCTATATAGGCGTAAGTAACCGGTTCCTGGCTGAAAAGCTATCGATAAAGTATGGATTGGAAATCACTGATATGTCCCAGGTCATCCAGGATAACCTTGAAAAGGAGTATGAGGTGGGCGTTGAAAAACTGGTTGAGACACTAGTTAAACAGAATTATCTGAGACCTGGCGATATAGTTGTTGAGACATATGCAAAGCCTCAGACAAGTATACATGAAATAAGGATTAGACAAATAATTTAGAACTTTATGAAGAAGCCGCCGGCGGGATTTGAACCCGCGTCCACCGGCTTTCCAGCGACTCCGGTTAAATAAGCCGATACGAGGCCGGCGCTCCACCGGGCTGAGCTACGGCGGCATACCTGGTTATAAAAGATTCAACAAGGAGCGTTATAAAGTTAAGCGCCGTTTGTCCCTAGAGGGCTGTTCTGTGCTTTTTAGGGTCATTTAGGGTCGCCTCTAGGGACTTCCGCCTCGCCCACAGGTCACGTGCTATCACCGTGGGTTCATGGGCGGCTGTCGAGCCCAACGGCACGGGGCTCCCATCTAGGTTGAGGCCCGCGGGGCTTGGAGCACCGCTCCCATCGCCCCGCAGGGCTTTGAGGAGCAAGTTCCACACAGCTGCCGCGTCTCTGTGCCAAATCTCACCGCCCTTGGTGCACCTCCCAACCCTAGACCCGTCCTCGT
It encodes the following:
- the pyk gene encoding pyruvate kinase; the protein is MLGRVKIIATLGPSIRDYNVIKKMIKEGVAGFRINCAHGDENTWIEYVKLVRDASSDLGKAIPLILDTPGPQVRSGDFQEFTVKQGDNVVISSNPGNGGGEKKIIIVPAKEFYTAASTGDIILYGDGEISFRVINTGEDFVEVVVLNDGVVKPRKKVVIEGKEYPVAFPSEVDRRVFKFASDVKATFVALSYVRSLKDVELAKDVLSRHGWMPGFIAKIETRSGFINMGEIIEVVDGVIVARGDLGLHFPLEKLPLIQKEIVREAIKHGKTVIIATEILESMVNNPRPSRSDVVDLYNSVEDLVDAVLFTNETAIGKYPVEVVRWTRRIIEAAESELSRALISEYRGAIKAMNLLDKYVQGLVLLAESLGGTIVGYSKTGRMPTLVSKYRPQIKVYIGVSNRFLAEKLSIKYGLEITDMSQVIQDNLEKEYEVGVEKLVETLVKQNYLRPGDIVVETYAKPQTSIHEIRIRQII